From Acidobacteriota bacterium, one genomic window encodes:
- a CDS encoding zinc ribbon domain-containing protein — protein sequence MFCPNCAAPNADDHSFCRRCGLKLDAIAKNVAEQFPSEEYAKIARRIRAFEIVGVFSLSIAAIVGLSMLIVKAFQYKVILFGPDVLFYAAFAALLLFGLFSVYCFNYKQFVNFDKLNPRLPFPDNEGEIEKVTTNKLLEDSIFTPASVTEHSTELLEVPRKRQH from the coding sequence ATGTTTTGCCCAAACTGTGCAGCTCCGAATGCCGATGATCACAGCTTCTGCCGCCGCTGCGGACTAAAGCTCGACGCTATCGCGAAAAATGTGGCCGAACAATTCCCGTCCGAAGAGTACGCGAAAATAGCACGGCGCATACGCGCGTTTGAGATCGTCGGTGTCTTCTCGCTTTCGATCGCGGCGATCGTCGGCCTTTCGATGCTGATCGTTAAAGCGTTTCAATACAAGGTCATTCTTTTTGGCCCCGATGTGCTGTTTTACGCAGCTTTTGCGGCCCTGCTGCTTTTCGGGCTGTTCTCTGTCTATTGTTTTAACTATAAGCAGTTTGTCAATTTCGACAAACTCAACCCGCGCCTTCCATTTCCCGACAATGAAGGCGAGATCGAAAAGGTCACCACCAACAAACTGCTCGAAGACAGCATTTTCACGCCCGCAAGCGTTACCGAACATTCGACCGAACTACTCGAAGTTCCGCGAAAGCGGCAACACTAA
- a CDS encoding aminopeptidase P N-terminal domain-containing protein, whose protein sequence is MRNQLKRFIEQMDENSIAIIPAAHEVTRSYDTEFKFHQDPDFRYLTGFPEPDAIAVINPNAKKPFTLYVRPRDPLMETWYGRRQGVEGAVKNYGADKAFSIEKFPADLGKILDGHDVLYYRFAVDSKLDQAILGYLTEQRVRRLKTAYPPHTIKDPTIITGEMRLHKDKEEIALMQKAADIAAEAHVLAMKKVKPGMNEGQVESFMEAYMKDRGASGVAYNSIIGGGDNATILHYVENNMPLKDGDLILIDAGAQYEGYASDITRTFPVNGKFTKAQREVYDVVLDVQRKCIDFTVVGNTHQKRQEYSIELLTEGMKQLGLLKGKTQDLIKKKAYLKYYMHGVGHWLGLDVHDAGRYYIDQQASQSRPYAPGMALTVEPGLYIPPDDKSAPAKYRGIGVRIEDDVVVTETGNINLTAGVTKDPDEIEAIMAKARK, encoded by the coding sequence ATGCGTAACCAATTAAAGCGATTTATCGAGCAGATGGATGAGAATTCCATTGCGATCATTCCGGCGGCACACGAAGTTACCCGAAGCTATGATACTGAGTTCAAGTTTCATCAGGACCCCGATTTTCGATATCTGACCGGGTTTCCGGAACCGGACGCGATCGCCGTTATCAACCCGAACGCGAAAAAGCCGTTCACGCTATACGTTCGTCCACGCGACCCGCTGATGGAAACGTGGTACGGCCGCCGCCAGGGTGTCGAAGGTGCGGTGAAGAATTACGGTGCTGATAAAGCATTTTCGATCGAGAAATTCCCCGCCGATCTTGGCAAGATACTCGACGGACATGACGTACTTTATTATCGCTTCGCGGTCGATTCTAAGCTCGACCAGGCGATCCTCGGCTATCTGACCGAGCAGCGTGTTCGCCGTCTGAAAACAGCATATCCGCCACACACGATCAAAGATCCGACGATCATCACCGGCGAAATGCGGCTTCACAAAGACAAGGAAGAGATCGCCCTGATGCAGAAGGCCGCCGACATCGCCGCCGAAGCACACGTGCTTGCTATGAAAAAAGTTAAGCCCGGGATGAACGAAGGCCAGGTCGAGTCTTTCATGGAAGCGTACATGAAAGACCGCGGAGCGTCGGGCGTTGCGTACAACTCGATCATCGGCGGCGGCGACAATGCGACGATCCTGCATTACGTTGAAAACAACATGCCGCTCAAAGACGGCGACCTGATCCTGATCGACGCCGGAGCGCAGTATGAAGGCTATGCGTCGGACATCACACGCACATTTCCCGTGAACGGCAAATTCACCAAAGCTCAGCGCGAGGTTTACGACGTTGTGCTCGATGTTCAGCGCAAATGCATCGATTTCACTGTGGTTGGAAATACGCATCAAAAGCGTCAGGAATATTCGATCGAACTGCTCACCGAAGGCATGAAACAGCTAGGTCTGCTTAAAGGAAAAACGCAGGACCTGATCAAGAAAAAGGCATACCTGAAATACTACATGCACGGTGTCGGCCATTGGCTCGGCCTCGATGTACACGACGCCGGACGCTATTACATCGATCAACAAGCCAGCCAGTCGAGGCCATATGCTCCTGGAATGGCTCTAACTGTCGAGCCCGGACTCTACATTCCACCCGATGACAAATCCGCCCCAGCCAAATACCGCGGCATCGGCGTCCGCATCGAGGACGATGTGGTCGTCACCGAAACCGGCAACATCAACCTGACTGCCGGCGTCACGAAAGATCCGGACGAGATCGAAGCGATCATGGCGAAAGCTCGAAAGTAA
- a CDS encoding radical SAM protein gives MPPSEQQLRITEIFLSIQGESSHAGRPCSFVRLTGCPMRCVWCDSEYTFTGGEKMSFDEIFAKLDEFGCKLVEVTGGEPLAQKNVFPFITELCDRGYEVLIETGGFVSTENVDERAKIILDIKCPTSGEAERNHWSNLERLRAERDEVKFVVSDLDDWEFAKEMIAKYDLVSKTKEILISPVHGIDMRPLAEAVAASGLRVRFNLQLHKYVWGPDIHGV, from the coding sequence ATGCCGCCATCGGAACAACAATTACGCATCACCGAGATCTTTCTCTCGATCCAGGGCGAATCGTCGCACGCCGGGCGGCCGTGCTCGTTCGTGCGTCTCACCGGCTGCCCGATGCGTTGCGTTTGGTGCGACAGCGAATACACTTTCACCGGCGGCGAAAAGATGTCGTTTGACGAGATCTTCGCAAAGCTCGATGAATTCGGATGCAAACTCGTCGAGGTCACCGGCGGCGAACCGCTGGCTCAAAAGAACGTATTTCCATTCATCACGGAGCTCTGCGACCGCGGTTACGAGGTGCTGATCGAAACCGGCGGCTTTGTCTCCACCGAAAATGTCGATGAACGGGCCAAGATCATTCTCGACATAAAATGCCCTACATCCGGCGAAGCCGAACGCAATCACTGGTCGAATCTTGAACGGCTTCGAGCTGAAAGAGATGAGGTAAAATTCGTCGTTTCGGATCTCGACGATTGGGAATTTGCGAAGGAAATGATCGCGAAATACGATCTCGTAAGCAAAACCAAGGAGATTCTGATCTCGCCGGTTCACGGTATAGATATGCGGCCACTCGCCGAAGCCGTTGCGGCGAGCGGATTACGGGTTCGATTTAATTTGCAGCTTCATAAATACGTTTGGGGACCCGATATTCACGGAGTTTAG